In Acidimicrobiia bacterium, one genomic interval encodes:
- a CDS encoding TraG/TraD/VirD4 family protein: QPAIDPDRLLDGGNHTLYICGPLHEQARLRPLFTALIEQTVARIYDRANRSADKLPKPLLLVIDEAANIAPLPDLAQIASTARGVGIQLVTVWQDFAQIQARYGTFAQTVINNHRAKVVLAGVSDTPTLDYISRLIGDEQAAEESRTRNPDGRETVTESTRHRPLAPTSALRRSDTGTGVLIYGNFHPARLKLRPWYQRKWGS; the protein is encoded by the coding sequence CAACCCGCCATCGACCCTGACCGACTCCTCGACGGCGGCAACCACACCCTCTACATTTGCGGGCCACTCCACGAACAAGCACGGCTCCGACCGCTCTTCACTGCACTCATCGAACAGACCGTCGCCCGGATCTACGACCGCGCCAACCGATCCGCCGACAAGCTCCCCAAGCCGCTGCTGCTCGTCATCGACGAAGCAGCCAACATCGCTCCCCTTCCCGACCTGGCTCAGATCGCCTCCACCGCTCGCGGCGTAGGGATCCAACTCGTCACCGTCTGGCAGGACTTCGCCCAGATTCAGGCCCGCTACGGCACCTTCGCCCAGACCGTCATCAACAACCACCGGGCCAAGGTTGTCCTCGCTGGCGTCTCCGACACCCCCACCCTCGACTACATCAGCCGGCTCATCGGCGACGAGCAAGCCGCCGAGGAATCCCGAACCCGCAACCCGGATGGACGAGAAACCGTCACTGAATCCACCCGGCATCGGCCCCTCGCCCCCACCTCCGCCCTCCGGCGCTCCGACACCGGGACCGGCGTCCTCATCTATGGCAACTTCCACCCAGCGCGACTGAAGTTACGGCCGTGGTACCAACGAAAATGGGGCTCATAG